In Scomber scombrus chromosome 17, fScoSco1.1, whole genome shotgun sequence, the following proteins share a genomic window:
- the smek1 gene encoding serine/threonine-protein phosphatase 4 regulatory subunit 3 isoform X2, with product MTDTRRRVKVYTLNEDRQWDDRGTGHVSSGYVERFKGTSLLVRAESDGSLLLESKINPNTAYQKQQDTLIVWSEAENYDLALSFQEKAGCDEIWEKICQVQGKDPSVDITQEVVDESEEERFDDMSSPGLELPPCELNRLDDLAELVASSLPSPLRREKLALAVENEGYIRKLLELFRVCEDLENREGLNHLYEIIKGIFLLNRTALFEVMFSDECIMDVIGCLEFDPALPHPRRHREFLTETARFKEVIPISDPELRQKIHQTYRVQYIQDMVLPTPSVFEENMLSTLHSFIFFNKVEIVGMLQDDEKFLTDLFAQLTDEATDDDKRHELVNFLKEFCAFSQTLQPQNRDAFFKTLSNMGILPALEVILGMDDVQVRGAATDIFSYLVEYNPSMVREFVMQESQQNDDDILLINLIIEHMICDTDPELGGAVQLMGLLRTLVDPENMLATANKTEKTEFLSFFYKHCMHVLSAPLLANTTEEKPSKDDFQTSQLLALILELLTFCVEHHTYHIKNYIINKDILRRVLVLTASQHAFLALCALRFMRRIIGLKDEFYNRYIMRNFLFEPVIKAFLNNGSRYNLMNSAIIEMFEYVRVDVKSLTAHIVENYWKALEDVDYVQTFKGLKLRYEQQRERQDNPKLDSMRSILRNHRFRRDARTLEDEEEMWFNTDEDDMEDGKAVGPPSDKMKSEEDLMEPISKFMERKKLKDPEDKEVLGKSSLSGRQNPSFKLSFSGSTKTSLSSPPSSASLNPGSPGSPGSPGSGARSSPSTTAVTTKGGLVGLVDYPDDDDEEEEEEDDGESKEDPLPPSKKSKLSS from the exons TGAGGACAGACAGTGGGACGACCGTGGGACAGGGCATGTCTCCTCTGGTTATGTGGAGCGATTTAAAGGCACGTCTCTACTGGTGCGAGCAGAGAGTGATG GTTCCCTACTGCTGGAGTCCAAAATTAACCCAAACACAGCCTACCAGAAACAACAG GATACGTTGATAGTATGGTCAGAGGCTGAAAATTATGATCTGGCACTCAGCTTCCAGGAGAAGGCTGGCTGTGATGAAATCTGGGAGAAAATATGCCAG GTGCAGGGAAAGGACCCATCTGTGGACATCACCCAGGAAGTGGTGGACGAGTCTGAGGAGGAGCGCTTTGATGACATGTCATCCCCAGGTCTGGAGTTACCACCATGTGAACTAAACCGCCTGGATGACTTGGCTGAGCTGGTGGCCTCCTCACTCCCATCGCCACTGCGGCGTGAGAAACTGGCACTGGCTGTGGAGAATGAGGGGTACATTCGCAAGCTCCTGGAGTTGTTCCGTGTGTGTGAGGATTTGGAGAACAGAGAGGGACTGAACCACCTGTACGAAATCATTAAAGGCATCTTCCTGCTCAATCGTACTGCACTCTTTGAAGTCATGTTCTCTGACGAGTGTATCATGGACGTCATTGGTTGTCTGGAGTTTGACCCAGCACTCCCGCATCCACGGCGGCACCGGGAGTTTCTCACAGAGACAGCCCGCTTTAAAGAGGTGATCCCCATCTCTGATCCTGAACTGCGTCAGAAAATACACCAGACGTATCGGGTGCAGTACATTCAGGACATGGTGCTGCCCACGCCCTCTGTTTTTGAGGAAAACATGCTGTCCACCCTGCactccttcatcttcttcaaCAAGGTGGAGATTGTGGGCATGCTTCAG GACGATGAGAAGTTCCTGACAGACCTTTTTGCACAGCTAACAGATGAGGCCACAGATGATGACAAAAGACACGAACTG gTGAACTTTCTAAAGGAATTCTGTGCATTCTCACAAACGTTACAACCTCAAAACAGAGACGCCTTCTTCAAGACACTGTCAAACATGGGCATTCTACCTGCACTAGAGGTCATACTG GGGATGGATGATGTTCAGGTGCGTGGGGCAGCCACAGATATCTTCTCTTATCTGGTGGAGTATAACCCCTCTATGGTACGAGAGTTCGTCATGCAGGAGTCTCAGCAAAATGATGAT GACATCCTCCTGATCAACCTGATCATAGAACACATGATCTGTGACACAGACCCAGAGCTAGGTGGCGCGGTGCAGCTAATGGGCTTGCTACGGACTCTGGTTGACCCGGAGAACATGCTGGCTACTGCAAAT aaaactgaaaaaacagaGTTCCTGAGCTTTTTCTACAAGCACTGTATGCATGTCCTCTCAGCTCCACTACTAGCCAACACCACAGAGGAAAAACCTAGCAAAG ATGATTTTCAAACATCCCAGTTGCTGGCCTTGATTTTGGAGCTGCTGACATTTTGTGTTGAGCACCACACCTATCACATAAAGAACTACATCATCAACAAGGACATTCTCAGGAGGGTATTGGTGCTTACTGCCTCTCAGCACGCCTTCCTGGCACTAT GTGCCCTGCGCTTCATGCGGAGGATCATTGGTCTGAAGGATGAATTCTACAATCGCTAcataatgagaaactttctctTTGAGCCTGTCATCAAGGCCTTCCTCAACAATGGCTCACGCTATAATCTCATGAACTCTGCCATCATTGAGATGTTTGAGTATGTTCGTGTG GATGTGAAATCTCTCACAGCTCATATAGTAGAGAACTACTGGAAGGCTCTGGAAGATGTGGACTATGTCCAAACATTCAAAGGCCTGAAGCTGCGGTATGAACAGCAGCGAGAGAGGCAAGACAACCCCAAACTGGATAG CATGCGCTCCATCCTGAGGAACCACCGCTTCCGTCGTGATGCACGGACgctggaggatgaagaggagatgTGGTTCAACACAGATGAGGATGACATGGAGGATGGCAAGGCAGTGGGCCCTCCCTCTGACAAGATGAAGAGTGAGGAAGACCTCATGGAACCTATAAGCAAGttcatggagagaaagaaat TAAAAGACCCAGAGGACAAGGAAGTACTGGGGAAGTCGAGCTTGTCAGGCAGACAGAACCCTAGCTTCAAACTCTCCTTTTCTGGCTCGACCAAAACCAGCCTGTCGAGCCCTCCTTCATCTGCCTCATTGAACCCAGGTTCTCCAGGGTCACCAGGGTCTCCGGGCTCAGGAGCACGGAGCTCACCCTCCACCACAGCTGTAACCACAAAG GGAGGGTTAGTGGGATTGGTGGACTATCCCGATGATgacgatgaggaggaggaagaggaagatgatgggGAGAGTAAAGAGGACCCTCTGCCACCTTCAAAAAAGTCCAAACTGAGCTCCTAA
- the smek1 gene encoding serine/threonine-protein phosphatase 4 regulatory subunit 3 isoform X1 → MTDTRRRVKVYTLNEDRQWDDRGTGHVSSGYVERFKGTSLLVRAESDGSLLLESKINPNTAYQKQQDTLIVWSEAENYDLALSFQEKAGCDEIWEKICQVQGKDPSVDITQEVVDESEEERFDDMSSPGLELPPCELNRLDDLAELVASSLPSPLRREKLALAVENEGYIRKLLELFRVCEDLENREGLNHLYEIIKGIFLLNRTALFEVMFSDECIMDVIGCLEFDPALPHPRRHREFLTETARFKEVIPISDPELRQKIHQTYRVQYIQDMVLPTPSVFEENMLSTLHSFIFFNKVEIVGMLQDDEKFLTDLFAQLTDEATDDDKRHELVNFLKEFCAFSQTLQPQNRDAFFKTLSNMGILPALEVILGMDDVQVRGAATDIFSYLVEYNPSMVREFVMQESQQNDDDILLINLIIEHMICDTDPELGGAVQLMGLLRTLVDPENMLATANKTEKTEFLSFFYKHCMHVLSAPLLANTTEEKPSKDDFQTSQLLALILELLTFCVEHHTYHIKNYIINKDILRRVLVLTASQHAFLALCALRFMRRIIGLKDEFYNRYIMRNFLFEPVIKAFLNNGSRYNLMNSAIIEMFEYVRVEDVKSLTAHIVENYWKALEDVDYVQTFKGLKLRYEQQRERQDNPKLDSMRSILRNHRFRRDARTLEDEEEMWFNTDEDDMEDGKAVGPPSDKMKSEEDLMEPISKFMERKKLKDPEDKEVLGKSSLSGRQNPSFKLSFSGSTKTSLSSPPSSASLNPGSPGSPGSPGSGARSSPSTTAVTTKGGLVGLVDYPDDDDEEEEEEDDGESKEDPLPPSKKSKLSS, encoded by the exons TGAGGACAGACAGTGGGACGACCGTGGGACAGGGCATGTCTCCTCTGGTTATGTGGAGCGATTTAAAGGCACGTCTCTACTGGTGCGAGCAGAGAGTGATG GTTCCCTACTGCTGGAGTCCAAAATTAACCCAAACACAGCCTACCAGAAACAACAG GATACGTTGATAGTATGGTCAGAGGCTGAAAATTATGATCTGGCACTCAGCTTCCAGGAGAAGGCTGGCTGTGATGAAATCTGGGAGAAAATATGCCAG GTGCAGGGAAAGGACCCATCTGTGGACATCACCCAGGAAGTGGTGGACGAGTCTGAGGAGGAGCGCTTTGATGACATGTCATCCCCAGGTCTGGAGTTACCACCATGTGAACTAAACCGCCTGGATGACTTGGCTGAGCTGGTGGCCTCCTCACTCCCATCGCCACTGCGGCGTGAGAAACTGGCACTGGCTGTGGAGAATGAGGGGTACATTCGCAAGCTCCTGGAGTTGTTCCGTGTGTGTGAGGATTTGGAGAACAGAGAGGGACTGAACCACCTGTACGAAATCATTAAAGGCATCTTCCTGCTCAATCGTACTGCACTCTTTGAAGTCATGTTCTCTGACGAGTGTATCATGGACGTCATTGGTTGTCTGGAGTTTGACCCAGCACTCCCGCATCCACGGCGGCACCGGGAGTTTCTCACAGAGACAGCCCGCTTTAAAGAGGTGATCCCCATCTCTGATCCTGAACTGCGTCAGAAAATACACCAGACGTATCGGGTGCAGTACATTCAGGACATGGTGCTGCCCACGCCCTCTGTTTTTGAGGAAAACATGCTGTCCACCCTGCactccttcatcttcttcaaCAAGGTGGAGATTGTGGGCATGCTTCAG GACGATGAGAAGTTCCTGACAGACCTTTTTGCACAGCTAACAGATGAGGCCACAGATGATGACAAAAGACACGAACTG gTGAACTTTCTAAAGGAATTCTGTGCATTCTCACAAACGTTACAACCTCAAAACAGAGACGCCTTCTTCAAGACACTGTCAAACATGGGCATTCTACCTGCACTAGAGGTCATACTG GGGATGGATGATGTTCAGGTGCGTGGGGCAGCCACAGATATCTTCTCTTATCTGGTGGAGTATAACCCCTCTATGGTACGAGAGTTCGTCATGCAGGAGTCTCAGCAAAATGATGAT GACATCCTCCTGATCAACCTGATCATAGAACACATGATCTGTGACACAGACCCAGAGCTAGGTGGCGCGGTGCAGCTAATGGGCTTGCTACGGACTCTGGTTGACCCGGAGAACATGCTGGCTACTGCAAAT aaaactgaaaaaacagaGTTCCTGAGCTTTTTCTACAAGCACTGTATGCATGTCCTCTCAGCTCCACTACTAGCCAACACCACAGAGGAAAAACCTAGCAAAG ATGATTTTCAAACATCCCAGTTGCTGGCCTTGATTTTGGAGCTGCTGACATTTTGTGTTGAGCACCACACCTATCACATAAAGAACTACATCATCAACAAGGACATTCTCAGGAGGGTATTGGTGCTTACTGCCTCTCAGCACGCCTTCCTGGCACTAT GTGCCCTGCGCTTCATGCGGAGGATCATTGGTCTGAAGGATGAATTCTACAATCGCTAcataatgagaaactttctctTTGAGCCTGTCATCAAGGCCTTCCTCAACAATGGCTCACGCTATAATCTCATGAACTCTGCCATCATTGAGATGTTTGAGTATGTTCGTGTG GAGGATGTGAAATCTCTCACAGCTCATATAGTAGAGAACTACTGGAAGGCTCTGGAAGATGTGGACTATGTCCAAACATTCAAAGGCCTGAAGCTGCGGTATGAACAGCAGCGAGAGAGGCAAGACAACCCCAAACTGGATAG CATGCGCTCCATCCTGAGGAACCACCGCTTCCGTCGTGATGCACGGACgctggaggatgaagaggagatgTGGTTCAACACAGATGAGGATGACATGGAGGATGGCAAGGCAGTGGGCCCTCCCTCTGACAAGATGAAGAGTGAGGAAGACCTCATGGAACCTATAAGCAAGttcatggagagaaagaaat TAAAAGACCCAGAGGACAAGGAAGTACTGGGGAAGTCGAGCTTGTCAGGCAGACAGAACCCTAGCTTCAAACTCTCCTTTTCTGGCTCGACCAAAACCAGCCTGTCGAGCCCTCCTTCATCTGCCTCATTGAACCCAGGTTCTCCAGGGTCACCAGGGTCTCCGGGCTCAGGAGCACGGAGCTCACCCTCCACCACAGCTGTAACCACAAAG GGAGGGTTAGTGGGATTGGTGGACTATCCCGATGATgacgatgaggaggaggaagaggaagatgatgggGAGAGTAAAGAGGACCCTCTGCCACCTTCAAAAAAGTCCAAACTGAGCTCCTAA